From Anaerohalosphaera lusitana, one genomic window encodes:
- a CDS encoding uroporphyrinogen decarboxylase family protein, protein MGMFDTVGNEKTNLKRNANTLQKLKRMRTALSHCEPDRVPISDFFWGSFIKRWRKDLELPDDANPYYYYDLDWIVTVPNMDPFIRSFETLKEDSEEVVVKTGFGAILRKKFSSPMPEFVDFETDTIEKLEALEFDDPFDRRRYFEAGDNQIAGVGDGFERNSPPWVETVKSLHPDFPVFGSIIECNECLTRLIGPENNMLWIGMHPDRMGKVINRIGQFYLNCAKAQIDAAGGLLDGFVIWGDVAYRNNMFFSPDYWRAYFKPWVKAIAEYAHSKGLMVIYHGCGNVSKILEDYIKIGIDAMNPLEAKADLDAVELRQQYGHRLGICGNSNIQIWETGDKELIRREVLGKLSAAQGGGYIFQSDHSVASNVSGQTYDYIVKLVREHGRYPLNF, encoded by the coding sequence ATGGGAATGTTTGATACAGTTGGTAACGAAAAGACTAATTTAAAACGAAATGCAAATACGCTGCAAAAGCTCAAGCGAATGCGGACGGCACTGAGTCATTGTGAGCCCGACCGAGTGCCGATCAGCGATTTTTTCTGGGGTAGTTTCATAAAGCGATGGCGCAAGGATCTGGAACTGCCCGATGATGCCAATCCATACTACTATTACGATCTGGACTGGATAGTCACTGTGCCGAACATGGACCCGTTCATCAGGTCGTTCGAGACGCTCAAGGAAGATAGCGAGGAGGTAGTTGTAAAAACCGGTTTCGGTGCGATTCTCCGCAAGAAATTCTCCTCACCGATGCCTGAGTTCGTCGACTTCGAAACAGATACGATTGAAAAGCTGGAAGCTCTCGAATTCGACGATCCTTTTGACAGAAGACGCTATTTTGAGGCGGGCGACAACCAGATCGCAGGAGTTGGTGACGGTTTTGAACGAAATTCGCCGCCTTGGGTGGAAACGGTAAAATCGCTGCATCCGGATTTTCCCGTGTTTGGCAGCATAATCGAATGCAACGAGTGTCTCACAAGACTGATCGGGCCCGAAAACAACATGCTGTGGATCGGCATGCATCCGGACCGCATGGGCAAGGTCATCAACCGGATAGGGCAGTTCTATCTGAATTGTGCCAAAGCGCAGATAGACGCGGCAGGGGGGCTTTTGGATGGATTCGTGATCTGGGGCGATGTAGCCTATCGCAACAACATGTTCTTTTCGCCTGACTACTGGCGGGCATACTTCAAACCTTGGGTCAAGGCGATAGCGGAATACGCTCATTCAAAAGGCCTGATGGTCATATATCACGGTTGCGGAAATGTGAGCAAGATACTGGAGGACTATATCAAAATCGGGATCGATGCAATGAATCCACTTGAGGCCAAGGCCGATCTCGATGCGGTCGAGCTGCGGCAGCAGTACGGCCACAGGCTGGGCATTTGCGGCAACAGCAATATTCAGATATGGGAAACAGGCGACAAGGAACTCATTCGCCGTGAAGTCCTTGGAAAGCTAAGCGCTGCCCAAGGCGGCGGGTATATCTTCCAGTCGGACCATTCCGTCGCAAGCAACGTGTCCGGCCAGACGTATGATTACATCGTGAAACTGGTCCGCGAACATGGCAGGTATCCGCTTAATTTTTGA
- a CDS encoding L-rhamnose/proton symporter RhaT, with amino-acid sequence MIPANPIAGGTFHGTGAMLAANCYAPQKFIRRWSWETFWIVQASFCWLILPVVGAYLTIPKLGTVLGEAIESHRLPLLLSFGFSLAYGVGGIAFNYSIRYMGFALTYAVAIGLSSVLGTIVPPLVRGQLIDTLTNPGAMWVIAGIGAGTLGIACCGYAGRLKERGLVEREGGKGEFSLTRGLLLSLLAGVLSAFYAFAIEAAAPVIELAAAHGAGHWQGNVAYLTANTGAFVTSAVYALMLARKNRSLGEFVTLPQGKGKASLLVNYMLAALVGTLWYGQFFFYNLGHVRMGQYAFTSWAVHMTMLVLFSSLTGLLFREWKGCSRRTVVWIILGVTILLSSVMMLTYGNYIGSEAIQ; translated from the coding sequence ATGATTCCTGCCAATCCGATAGCAGGGGGGACTTTTCACGGAACTGGGGCCATGCTTGCGGCCAACTGTTACGCACCGCAGAAGTTCATACGTCGCTGGTCGTGGGAGACCTTCTGGATAGTTCAAGCTTCATTCTGCTGGCTGATCCTTCCGGTGGTTGGGGCTTATCTGACAATCCCTAAGCTTGGAACAGTACTGGGCGAGGCCATCGAATCACACCGCTTACCTCTTTTGCTCTCGTTTGGATTCAGCCTGGCGTACGGCGTTGGCGGCATTGCTTTCAACTACTCGATCCGATACATGGGATTCGCTCTGACGTACGCTGTTGCTATCGGTCTATCAAGCGTTCTGGGTACAATTGTTCCACCGCTGGTTCGCGGCCAGCTGATCGATACTCTGACCAACCCGGGCGCTATGTGGGTTATAGCGGGAATTGGAGCTGGCACGCTTGGTATTGCGTGCTGCGGCTATGCAGGCCGGCTCAAGGAGCGTGGCCTGGTGGAGCGTGAAGGTGGTAAAGGCGAGTTTTCTTTAACCAGGGGCCTGCTGTTGTCCCTTCTGGCGGGAGTTCTTTCGGCATTTTATGCATTTGCAATAGAGGCCGCAGCCCCTGTCATCGAGCTCGCTGCCGCTCATGGGGCGGGGCACTGGCAAGGTAATGTCGCATATCTGACCGCAAACACGGGTGCGTTTGTGACATCCGCAGTTTATGCGCTGATGCTGGCAAGGAAGAACCGCTCACTTGGCGAATTCGTTACGCTTCCGCAGGGCAAGGGAAAAGCCAGTCTGCTCGTAAACTACATGCTCGCAGCTCTTGTCGGAACACTGTGGTATGGCCAGTTTTTCTTCTACAATTTGGGGCACGTCCGTATGGGCCAATACGCCTTTACAAGCTGGGCAGTTCACATGACGATGCTGGTCCTGTTCAGCAGTTTGACGGGGCTGCTTTTCCGTGAATGGAAGGGGTGCAGCCGGCGGACTGTAGTTTGGATCATACTGGGAGTAACCATACTGTTGTCCTCAGTTATGATGTTGACGTACGGCAATTATATAGGCAGTGAAGCTATTCAGTAA
- a CDS encoding L-rhamnose mutarotase, translating to MRRFGWVIGLKEDRIEEYKKLHAAAWPEVLEMISECHFTNYSIYLRKLPDGKYYLFSYLEYTGDDFEADCSKMAADETTQKWWDVCKPCMEPLPDRAEGEWWADMEEVFHCD from the coding sequence ATGAGGCGATTTGGCTGGGTAATTGGTCTTAAGGAGGACCGGATCGAGGAGTACAAGAAGCTGCATGCCGCTGCATGGCCAGAAGTTCTGGAGATGATCTCCGAGTGTCATTTCACAAATTATTCAATTTACTTGCGCAAACTGCCAGACGGCAAATATTATCTTTTCAGCTATCTGGAATATACCGGCGATGATTTCGAGGCCGACTGTTCAAAGATGGCCGCCGATGAGACGACGCAGAAATGGTGGGATGTCTGTAAGCCCTGCATGGAGCCACTTCCCGATCGGGCCGAGGGCGAGTGGTGGGCCGATATGGAAGAAGTTTTTCACTGCGATTGA
- a CDS encoding helix-turn-helix transcriptional regulator: MSDSALKRINVGAYDKPFSGVGIEYYPLGGEFDHTGLLIHEVGFLPRNSNWNFPGVFSPFWRLYYNSEPGHGISFQGDFYHLKPDHLMLIPNHQLFHCLGKNPVPTFWMAFSTDRLISPIQKTPILLKPTSTTRSLIEDIKGLIVRNTYYSPTDQIYRNSLALLNVVIANTDIDWKKENPAMLNKLLDYIATNCDKQLSNSHLAQVACMSIEGLSKMFRTHMGTSPAAYVTQIRIKQASYLLLNTSESIDRIAEKTGFPNRNYFSRVFKKISNQSPAQFRQLHHNL, translated from the coding sequence GTGTCTGATTCTGCACTTAAACGCATTAATGTCGGGGCCTACGATAAACCTTTCTCGGGCGTCGGCATTGAATACTACCCTCTGGGAGGAGAGTTTGACCATACAGGCCTTCTGATCCACGAAGTCGGGTTTTTGCCGCGAAACAGCAACTGGAACTTCCCGGGCGTCTTCAGTCCTTTCTGGCGACTATATTATAATTCAGAACCGGGCCACGGCATCAGCTTTCAAGGGGATTTCTACCACCTCAAGCCGGACCATCTCATGCTGATACCAAACCACCAGCTATTTCACTGTCTGGGGAAAAACCCCGTCCCCACCTTCTGGATGGCGTTTTCAACCGATCGTCTTATCAGTCCTATCCAGAAAACGCCTATTTTGCTAAAGCCGACAAGCACAACAAGATCACTAATCGAAGACATCAAAGGGCTGATTGTTCGAAATACATACTACAGCCCGACTGACCAGATTTATCGAAACAGTCTCGCCCTGCTGAATGTGGTCATCGCAAACACAGACATTGATTGGAAAAAGGAAAATCCGGCCATGCTTAATAAACTGCTTGATTATATTGCGACTAATTGTGATAAGCAGTTGTCGAACTCCCATCTGGCTCAAGTCGCATGCATGAGCATTGAAGGCCTCTCAAAGATGTTCAGAACTCACATGGGCACTTCGCCGGCAGCTTACGTCACGCAAATACGCATTAAGCAGGCGTCATATTTACTCCTGAACACGTCTGAATCAATCGACCGCATTGCTGAAAAAACGGGCTTCCCAAACCGCAATTATTTCAGCCGCGTCTTCAAGAAAATCTCGAACCAATCGCCCGCACAATTTCGCCAGTTGCACCATAATCTTTAG
- a CDS encoding beta-glucosidase translates to MAKRVFFVVFAAIFFSVQFCYSQSQSGKEKMPAYKNANLPVNVRVKDLLSRMTLEEKVRQTWEQHTGGLEIVDGEIAQKDIDKLFEGYSYGTLQARFGGPIKEQAIINRDVQKYALEKTRLGIPVLPMHETLHGILATGATIYPQTIAQGATWNPELIKEMSSAIAVEGAAAGISQSLSPMLTLARDHRWGRVEECFGECPKLVAEMAIAYIKGMQGEDAEKGIEPGKMACMLKVMAGYEIPSGGINIAATSLGEREFRSLYLYPYEQAVKRAYPYSVMPSYNVVDGLPAHANHWLLTKVLRDEWGFEGYTYSDWGGVPFNHSLHKITANAKESAIVCLKAGNDLEAPGPSCYKYLVELVKDGRIDEKYVDQAAGRMLKVKFLCGLFDGVPEPVDVDKLDEKIHTAEHVALARRVAEESIILLKNEGNMLPLKKDKMKSIALIGPNADQVQFGDYSPTKSNHMGVTVLEGVKGFLAGTDVKISYAKGCGITDPDRSGFDEAVETAEQSDVAVVVVGDTSMIIGGGVGGVIGNESEQKYLATAGEGYDRTTLTIPGVQEDLVKAVVATGKPVVVVLVHGRPFAMPWLKDNAQVILDVFYPGEQGGNAVADVLFGKVNPSGKLPVTLPRSVGHLPQTYDYLPCGRGYYGVPGTVEKPGRDYVFSSPEPLWPFGFGLSYTTFAYSDLVIKNAVAGMSDKIRFSFTVKNTGSRAGKEVTQVYYNDVVSSTVTATKRLIRFKKIELGPGESRRLSFEIDPDELAIWNMDMERVVEPGAFDLMAGSSSDDIFLKSSFSLMTPVMIERDKAKFGLAYGKKAWASSELAAYPAVNVTTGSESTRWAAGQGGEQWITVDLEQPQVIDNVKLYWETAYGKEYKIQLSSDNRTWETVSHVKNNDGGLDEISFSPQKARYVRMYGIKLATRWGYSLYGISVN, encoded by the coding sequence ATGGCAAAACGTGTATTTTTTGTGGTTTTTGCGGCGATCTTTTTTTCGGTTCAGTTCTGTTATTCGCAATCGCAAAGCGGAAAGGAAAAGATGCCGGCTTACAAGAATGCTAATCTGCCTGTTAATGTTCGTGTCAAGGACCTGCTGAGCAGGATGACTCTCGAAGAGAAAGTACGCCAGACCTGGGAGCAGCATACGGGCGGGCTGGAAATCGTCGATGGTGAGATCGCCCAGAAGGACATAGACAAGCTCTTTGAAGGCTACAGCTATGGGACTTTGCAGGCTCGTTTTGGCGGGCCCATAAAAGAGCAGGCGATAATCAACCGAGACGTTCAGAAGTATGCTCTGGAAAAGACTCGCCTGGGGATTCCCGTTCTACCGATGCACGAGACGCTTCACGGAATACTTGCAACAGGTGCGACCATTTATCCGCAGACGATCGCGCAGGGAGCGACCTGGAACCCGGAGTTGATAAAGGAGATGTCGTCTGCGATTGCTGTTGAAGGTGCCGCGGCGGGCATATCGCAGTCGCTGTCGCCAATGCTGACATTGGCAAGGGATCACCGCTGGGGGCGTGTCGAGGAGTGCTTTGGCGAGTGCCCCAAACTCGTTGCGGAAATGGCGATCGCGTACATAAAGGGCATGCAGGGCGAAGATGCGGAAAAAGGCATCGAGCCGGGCAAGATGGCATGCATGCTGAAGGTTATGGCTGGTTACGAGATTCCCAGCGGGGGCATCAATATTGCTGCGACGAGTCTGGGCGAAAGAGAGTTCAGGTCGCTTTATCTATATCCATATGAGCAGGCGGTTAAGCGTGCTTATCCGTATTCGGTCATGCCATCTTACAATGTAGTCGACGGCTTGCCGGCACATGCGAATCATTGGCTGCTTACAAAAGTATTGCGAGATGAATGGGGCTTTGAGGGATACACGTATTCTGACTGGGGAGGCGTGCCGTTCAATCACAGTCTGCACAAGATCACTGCTAATGCAAAGGAATCGGCAATCGTATGTCTAAAGGCGGGGAACGATTTGGAAGCTCCCGGGCCGAGCTGTTACAAGTATCTGGTGGAGCTGGTCAAAGATGGCCGTATCGATGAGAAGTATGTCGATCAGGCGGCGGGCAGGATGCTGAAGGTCAAATTTTTGTGCGGGCTGTTTGACGGGGTGCCTGAACCGGTTGACGTCGATAAGCTGGATGAGAAGATACACACGGCCGAGCATGTTGCACTGGCCCGCAGGGTGGCAGAAGAATCGATCATCCTGTTGAAGAACGAAGGCAATATGCTGCCGCTAAAGAAGGACAAGATGAAGTCGATCGCGCTGATCGGTCCAAATGCCGACCAGGTTCAGTTCGGCGACTATTCACCTACGAAAAGCAACCACATGGGCGTTACGGTTCTGGAAGGGGTAAAGGGATTCCTGGCAGGGACGGATGTAAAGATCAGCTATGCGAAGGGCTGCGGCATAACAGATCCGGACAGGAGCGGTTTTGATGAGGCAGTAGAGACGGCAGAGCAGAGTGATGTTGCCGTGGTGGTCGTCGGTGATACCAGCATGATAATCGGTGGAGGCGTCGGTGGAGTGATAGGCAACGAGTCCGAGCAGAAGTATCTTGCGACGGCGGGGGAGGGGTACGACAGGACGACTTTGACCATTCCTGGCGTGCAGGAGGACCTGGTGAAGGCGGTTGTTGCGACGGGCAAGCCCGTGGTTGTTGTGCTGGTACACGGCAGGCCGTTTGCGATGCCCTGGCTCAAAGATAATGCCCAAGTGATCCTGGATGTATTTTATCCCGGCGAACAGGGCGGCAACGCGGTTGCAGATGTGCTGTTCGGCAAGGTGAACCCCTCGGGCAAGCTTCCGGTGACGCTGCCGCGAAGTGTGGGCCATCTACCGCAGACGTATGATTATCTGCCGTGCGGCCGAGGGTACTATGGTGTTCCGGGCACTGTCGAAAAACCCGGGCGGGATTATGTGTTTTCGAGTCCTGAGCCGTTGTGGCCGTTCGGGTTTGGTTTGAGTTATACCACGTTCGCATATTCAGACCTGGTGATCAAAAATGCCGTTGCGGGGATGAGCGACAAGATCAGGTTCAGCTTCACTGTCAAGAATACGGGCAGCCGGGCGGGCAAGGAAGTTACGCAGGTTTATTACAACGACGTTGTTAGTTCGACTGTGACTGCGACCAAGCGGTTGATCAGATTCAAGAAGATCGAGCTGGGGCCTGGTGAAAGTCGCAGGCTTTCATTTGAGATCGACCCTGATGAACTGGCGATATGGAACATGGATATGGAACGTGTTGTCGAGCCGGGGGCATTTGATTTAATGGCGGGTTCGTCGAGCGATGACATTTTCTTGAAGTCCAGCTTTTCGCTGATGACTCCAGTGATGATCGAGCGGGACAAGGCAAAGTTCGGCCTTGCGTATGGGAAGAAGGCCTGGGCTTCATCTGAACTGGCGGCGTACCCGGCTGTGAATGTCACGACTGGTTCAGAATCAACCAGATGGGCCGCTGGGCAGGGCGGCGAGCAGTGGATCACTGTTGACCTTGAGCAGCCGCAGGTCATTGATAATGTCAAGCTCTACTGGGAGACCGCTTATGGCAAAGAGTACAAAATACAGCTGTCCAGTGATAACAGAACATGGGAGACTGTCAGCCACGTAAAAAACAACGATGGCGGGCTGGACGAGATCAGCTTCAGTCCTCAAAAGGCCAGATACGTAAGAATGTACGGCATCAAGCTTGCCACCAGGTGGGGTTATTCGCTTTATGGGATAAGCGTAAATTAG
- a CDS encoding putative Ig domain-containing protein gives MKKLLNCLVLFSLAFVSRVGAADFSVTQGYWDRIGEYSYDASAGTLALKTPDARWFWHLEFSQQGRYEVWAKVAVANANAGTVLAVGDWDSQHGGGSFARGLLNATDPESNTNPQWQRLGEIYVPKAGLRLICANVPETPTNDPGLLHAIRMEGPGTVTTGEQFNVRAAACDIYFTPNGTRRAAHYAEMVSRPWPIPAIGGTHTVMNIGGGYNGANDSSFYSLWGSGDLLPQPLVAFGGSRIFTHEGTGSSISLDDFWLDPSKRRKLFVCRTPDGQGNSITNVCVGEVGQRWYLVGRMFQATNFASVGASGFLENHSIFNAHLHRRSCSWGSNWSYGDSNGDGKYEWWPATQIRARLRGYSPDEPPTGKNVVIYGANRKRKDLVEMIHGGLIPVEQLNSYYSISPADKPQMPSLNLVYSLAEKDRVVLTANASVGDYYFIDLSDIVSDPFSTVDFVFEKVSAPAWVSVANHYLMGTPSGSDSGLNEIVVKATDENCGLEGLFTIGVHIAEAGNSAPVFINLPDKVQTAPTLDDPVVCELQFSDPDASDDHELSIVSGNEAGVFAVDKDDDTVIKTASPMSGSSYDLTLELSDGSSTSMADLQVIVAAGNGRGGATKDVWYICGGESLADLMSDPRFPGDPDWTGAVRDFRIDVLGKMTGYRVRGHLYPPVSGSYQFFYSDSDAQGQFSISTDEGAGNLSVIPEGGSVSLSAGQRYYFEALTKNTSNYGDGNMKVEWQGPGTAQQVIPGEYMSPAEYAKPEFGSESIRLRDVLVGESYSENMRTKIETLDMWNVVQYGAVDAPAWITVSQDGIITGTPGAGDTGPNEFTLRMTAPGGLFDETQIIINVNDNHPPQFAPNPVSLGSVDEYADVEYNISVYASDIDIGPRLAFGDRLEYSLVNGPEWLHIEPTGELYGTPGADHTGINAVTVRATDLGGLYAEAEFRINVNDVQQAPTMQETSLYTYAGRSIAGNLADYANDLDDDKLTFEKVSGPSWLIVESDGRFYGTVSADAPHINEFAIEVTDPFGNSDQGVLTVLALADFRIAYEGFEGTAVASIAGTNGGTGWTDAWSGDSEWRFAAEGLSFAGMNDTTGLKSVMGSQGSTIERYFYDNVTVGTGDKDVPQLWIGALMHLYQADGINPGFSCQVRLLNGSQIGYFGKGVNKTIGFDLGGWQDISGDLGFGNGTAGLWFMILHLQASLEGTNVTLYAAKEDETFDIADPQTFPHTASGFYAGPVTIDGLGLYRWNITDASADELCVSQWYDTLIANMSAPNYKNDLSGFAAFSSLWLDDECGFCEGFDLNGDGGVNAADLRVFAAGWLGRE, from the coding sequence ATGAAAAAGCTATTGAATTGTCTTGTTTTGTTTTCACTTGCTTTTGTTAGCAGAGTCGGTGCGGCTGATTTTTCGGTAACACAGGGCTACTGGGACCGCATCGGCGAATATTCTTACGATGCCTCGGCCGGTACTCTGGCATTGAAAACGCCGGATGCACGGTGGTTCTGGCATCTGGAGTTTTCTCAGCAGGGTCGATATGAGGTATGGGCGAAAGTGGCGGTTGCAAACGCGAATGCTGGTACCGTTCTGGCTGTGGGTGATTGGGATTCTCAGCACGGCGGGGGTTCCTTCGCTCGGGGCCTGTTGAACGCTACGGACCCGGAGAGCAACACTAATCCTCAGTGGCAGCGGCTCGGTGAGATTTACGTTCCAAAGGCGGGTTTGCGGCTGATCTGTGCCAATGTACCCGAAACGCCGACGAATGATCCGGGTCTGCTGCATGCGATTCGAATGGAAGGTCCCGGCACAGTGACAACAGGTGAGCAGTTCAATGTTCGTGCGGCAGCTTGTGATATATATTTTACGCCTAACGGGACACGACGTGCGGCTCACTATGCGGAAATGGTTTCGCGTCCCTGGCCGATACCAGCGATAGGCGGTACGCATACAGTAATGAATATCGGCGGCGGGTACAACGGAGCAAACGACTCCAGTTTTTATTCGCTCTGGGGCTCAGGTGATCTTCTGCCGCAGCCATTGGTTGCGTTTGGGGGCAGCCGGATTTTTACACATGAAGGTACAGGTTCGAGCATATCGTTAGATGATTTCTGGTTGGATCCTTCGAAGCGACGTAAACTGTTTGTGTGCCGTACGCCCGACGGACAGGGCAACAGCATTACGAATGTTTGTGTTGGTGAAGTCGGGCAGCGATGGTATCTGGTAGGAAGAATGTTTCAGGCGACCAATTTTGCTTCGGTCGGCGCATCCGGGTTTCTAGAAAATCATAGCATTTTTAATGCCCATTTACATAGGCGATCCTGCAGCTGGGGGAGTAACTGGTCTTACGGTGATTCGAATGGAGATGGAAAGTACGAATGGTGGCCGGCAACCCAGATAAGGGCTCGTTTGCGCGGCTACAGTCCTGATGAGCCGCCAACTGGTAAAAATGTAGTTATTTATGGGGCAAATCGCAAACGCAAGGATCTGGTCGAAATGATTCATGGTGGGTTAATTCCGGTTGAGCAGCTGAACAGTTACTATTCCATTTCACCGGCGGATAAGCCCCAGATGCCTTCGCTGAATCTTGTCTATAGTCTTGCTGAGAAGGATCGGGTTGTTCTGACGGCAAATGCTTCGGTCGGCGATTACTATTTCATAGATTTGAGCGATATAGTGAGCGATCCATTCAGCACCGTCGATTTTGTATTTGAAAAAGTTTCAGCCCCTGCATGGGTCAGCGTAGCAAATCATTACCTGATGGGTACGCCGTCGGGCAGTGATTCTGGATTGAATGAAATAGTTGTAAAAGCCACTGACGAGAATTGTGGGCTTGAAGGGTTGTTTACCATTGGCGTGCATATCGCAGAAGCAGGCAACAGTGCGCCCGTTTTTATCAACTTGCCTGATAAAGTGCAAACCGCGCCTACGCTTGATGATCCGGTTGTATGTGAACTGCAGTTCAGCGATCCGGATGCCAGCGACGATCACGAGTTGTCCATCGTTTCGGGCAATGAGGCGGGTGTCTTCGCGGTCGATAAGGATGACGATACGGTCATAAAGACAGCGTCGCCAATGAGCGGCAGTTCGTACGATTTGACGCTGGAGCTTTCTGACGGCAGTTCGACTTCGATGGCCGACCTACAGGTTATTGTTGCAGCGGGCAACGGCAGGGGAGGTGCCACGAAGGATGTATGGTACATCTGCGGCGGCGAATCGCTGGCTGATCTTATGAGTGATCCGCGTTTTCCGGGCGATCCTGATTGGACGGGGGCGGTTCGCGATTTCAGAATCGATGTTTTGGGCAAAATGACTGGTTATCGCGTTCGCGGGCATCTGTATCCGCCTGTGAGCGGTTCGTATCAGTTCTTTTATTCAGATTCTGATGCCCAGGGACAATTCAGCATCAGTACGGATGAAGGTGCAGGCAATCTCTCTGTCATACCTGAAGGAGGCTCAGTCAGTCTTTCTGCGGGGCAGCGCTACTATTTCGAGGCGCTGACCAAGAACACCAGCAATTACGGCGACGGTAATATGAAGGTTGAATGGCAGGGCCCCGGCACTGCTCAGCAGGTCATACCGGGTGAATACATGAGCCCGGCCGAGTATGCAAAGCCGGAATTCGGATCCGAGAGCATCCGGCTCCGTGATGTGCTGGTGGGTGAGAGTTACAGCGAGAACATGCGGACAAAGATCGAAACGCTGGATATGTGGAACGTTGTGCAGTATGGGGCGGTTGATGCGCCTGCATGGATCACCGTTTCGCAGGACGGAATTATAACGGGCACACCCGGTGCCGGAGATACTGGGCCAAACGAATTTACGTTACGCATGACCGCACCGGGCGGGCTCTTTGATGAGACGCAGATCATAATAAACGTCAATGATAATCACCCGCCTCAGTTTGCACCAAATCCAGTCTCGCTTGGCAGTGTCGATGAGTATGCTGACGTTGAGTACAACATATCAGTCTATGCAAGCGACATTGATATAGGCCCACGTCTTGCATTCGGCGACAGGCTGGAGTATTCACTTGTCAACGGACCCGAGTGGCTGCACATCGAGCCTACGGGTGAGCTGTATGGGACCCCTGGAGCTGATCATACCGGTATAAATGCTGTTACTGTCCGTGCCACCGATCTTGGCGGATTGTATGCCGAGGCCGAGTTCCGCATAAATGTCAATGATGTCCAGCAGGCTCCAACCATGCAGGAGACTTCACTGTATACCTATGCAGGCAGATCCATAGCGGGCAATCTGGCCGATTATGCGAACGATCTGGACGACGACAAACTGACATTTGAGAAGGTAAGCGGTCCGTCCTGGCTTATAGTTGAGTCTGACGGAAGATTTTACGGCACCGTTTCCGCCGACGCCCCCCATATTAATGAGTTCGCGATTGAAGTGACCGACCCTTTCGGAAATAGCGATCAGGGTGTTCTCACTGTGCTCGCTCTTGCGGATTTTCGTATAGCTTACGAAGGTTTTGAGGGCACTGCCGTTGCGAGCATTGCCGGAACAAACGGCGGAACAGGCTGGACCGATGCCTGGTCCGGCGACAGCGAATGGCGATTCGCAGCGGAAGGTCTGAGCTTTGCCGGTATGAATGATACGACGGGGCTCAAATCTGTCATGGGCAGTCAGGGAAGTACGATCGAGCGATACTTTTATGACAATGTAACGGTCGGTACAGGCGATAAAGACGTACCGCAGCTCTGGATAGGTGCTCTGATGCACCTATACCAGGCGGACGGCATAAACCCCGGATTCAGTTGCCAGGTTCGTCTGCTCAACGGAAGTCAGATAGGCTACTTCGGCAAAGGTGTGAATAAGACCATAGGATTTGACTTGGGCGGTTGGCAGGATATTAGTGGTGATTTAGGCTTCGGAAACGGAACTGCTGGCCTTTGGTTTATGATTTTGCATCTGCAAGCCAGTCTTGAAGGCACAAACGTGACCCTTTATGCTGCTAAAGAAGATGAAACCTTCGACATAGCTGACCCTCAAACTTTTCCGCATACCGCCAGCGGGTTTTATGCCGGTCCGGTCACGATTGACGGTCTGGGGCTGTACCGGTGGAACATCACCGATGCGTCGGCGGATGAACTCTGTGTGAGCCAGTGGTATGACACGCTGATTGCAAACATGTCAGCGCCGAATTATAAGAATGATCTTTCGGGCTTTGCTGCATTTTCGAGTCTGTGGCTGGATGATGAGTGCGGCTTTTGTGAAGGTTTTGATCTCAACGGCGATGGTGGTGTCAATGCGGCTGATTTGAGGGTATTTGCTGCAGGCTGGCTTGGGAGAGAGTAG